Proteins from a single region of Candidatus Binataceae bacterium:
- a CDS encoding FkbM family methyltransferase encodes MLMILLSLLEPDATFVDCGANVGAWSANVASMARILPGIKVIAFEPHPDTFARLVKTMASYPDAECHNFALSDRRRQLRLSEGAGSQTFGVARSHFQIERETRMVEARPLDEFLGGRQRIFITIDVEGHEYEVLRGARRTLSSGRVRAVLIDGCDREYRDAIVAEMSQLGFDLRSLHTLRPLGAEDRILALGSRESRAE; translated from the coding sequence ATGCTGATGATCCTGCTGAGCTTGTTGGAGCCGGACGCAACGTTTGTTGATTGCGGCGCAAACGTCGGCGCCTGGTCCGCCAACGTCGCTAGCATGGCGCGCATCCTGCCCGGCATCAAAGTTATAGCGTTCGAGCCTCATCCCGACACCTTCGCCAGGCTAGTGAAGACCATGGCGAGCTACCCCGACGCCGAATGCCACAATTTTGCCTTGTCCGATCGGCGCCGGCAGCTTCGGTTGAGCGAGGGTGCGGGCAGCCAGACCTTTGGGGTAGCAAGAAGCCATTTTCAGATCGAACGTGAGACACGCATGGTGGAAGCACGGCCACTGGACGAATTTCTCGGCGGCCGGCAGCGCATCTTCATCACGATAGATGTCGAAGGTCACGAGTACGAGGTACTGCGTGGCGCGCGGCGCACCTTGTCCAGCGGGCGGGTGCGTGCCGTGCTGATCGACGGCTGTGATCGCGAGTATAGAGACGCAATCGTGGCTGAGATGTCCCAGCTCGGCTTCGATCTGCGCAGCCTTCACACGCTACGGCCGTTGGGCGCGGAGGATAGGATTCTCGCTCTCGGCAGTCGCGAATCGCGTGCGGAATAG
- a CDS encoding glycosyltransferase → MKHSSIDATNGGRLGSEGPLRVLHVIQSVAPGYGGPSAAVLGMCRAVRGFGVQAEIFTTNVDVDGFLDVPFRERREFEGVPTTFFPPQLSPRRFRFSLPFARALFHSVRYFDLLHIHSLYNFPAAVAAWCCRRCRVPYILRPHGTLDPYHFRQRRLVKAGYEALFERRNLAFAAAVHFTSDEEMRLARMTKWSFQGVVVPLGVDVPPAAPPDRSIAESMWPRCKGKRVVLFLGRLDEKKGLDLLIPAFAKLVRQRPDLHLLIAGPENGGYGRTIRALARELRVEDAVTFAGMVRWEAKAGAFASAELFVLPSRSENFGVAVVEAMAAGLPVVVSEHVNIAPRIVAAGAGVEVALDIGDIEKAMASLLDNPARAQAMGHLARALVQAEFSWERAGARLAELYRGALRTFRRRSPVAEDSEADACA, encoded by the coding sequence GTGAAGCATAGCTCCATAGACGCGACCAACGGCGGCAGGCTCGGCAGCGAGGGCCCGCTGCGGGTCCTGCACGTGATTCAGTCCGTCGCCCCGGGCTACGGCGGTCCCAGCGCCGCGGTGCTGGGGATGTGCCGGGCGGTGCGGGGCTTCGGGGTCCAGGCCGAGATCTTTACTACGAATGTCGACGTCGATGGATTTCTAGACGTTCCTTTCCGCGAACGAAGGGAGTTCGAGGGTGTGCCGACAACTTTCTTCCCGCCTCAACTATCGCCGCGGCGGTTTCGCTTCTCCCTACCGTTTGCGCGAGCTCTCTTTCACAGCGTGCGTTACTTCGATCTGCTGCACATCCATTCCCTCTATAATTTCCCCGCTGCCGTGGCAGCCTGGTGCTGCCGGCGGTGCCGGGTACCCTATATTCTCCGTCCCCACGGCACGCTCGACCCGTATCACTTCCGGCAGCGCCGGCTGGTTAAAGCCGGCTACGAGGCTCTGTTCGAGCGGCGCAACCTGGCCTTCGCCGCCGCCGTCCATTTCACTAGCGACGAAGAGATGCGCCTGGCCCGAATGACGAAATGGAGCTTTCAGGGGGTGGTGGTACCGCTGGGCGTCGATGTCCCGCCCGCTGCGCCGCCCGACCGGAGTATCGCCGAGAGCATGTGGCCCAGGTGCAAGGGAAAGCGTGTCGTGCTCTTTCTTGGGCGGCTCGACGAAAAGAAGGGGTTAGATCTGCTGATCCCGGCTTTCGCCAAGTTGGTGCGCCAGCGGCCAGATCTGCATCTGCTGATCGCCGGGCCCGAAAACGGCGGTTATGGACGCACGATCCGTGCGCTAGCCAGAGAATTGCGGGTCGAAGATGCGGTTACGTTTGCGGGAATGGTGCGGTGGGAGGCGAAGGCAGGCGCGTTCGCCTCGGCGGAGCTCTTCGTGCTGCCCTCGCGCAGCGAGAATTTTGGCGTGGCGGTGGTGGAGGCGATGGCGGCGGGACTGCCGGTAGTGGTCTCCGAACACGTCAACATAGCGCCGCGTATCGTCGCGGCTGGCGCGGGCGTGGAAGTGGCGCTCGATATCGGGGATATAGAGAAGGCGATGGCCAGCCTGCTCGACAATCCCGCGCGGGCGCAAGCCATGGGCCACTTGGCGCGGGCGCTGGTGCAGGCGGAGTTTTCCTGGGAGCGGGCGGGCGCACGCCTGGCCGAGCTGTATCGTGGTGCTCTGCGGACGTTCCGTCGCCGTTCGCCCGTTGCGGAGGATTCAGAGGCGGACGCATGCGCGTGA
- a CDS encoding glycosyltransferase family 2 protein, with protein sequence MDLSRPGPEAGISILIPARNEEKNIEKCLRTLAWSDDVWVVDSNSSDRTVEIAQGLGAKVAQFRWDGQGPRKKNWALKNIPWKHEWVLIVDADEEVTPPLAEEIKRVCANTDKAGFQIRYDYYFLGKALRHGDPLWKFILMRHAVARYETVNVPDVTGYDVELHEQPIVNGQVGRLRNKMIHRDNDDLHHFFARHNIYSDWEALLLTKYGDLNGGEVVPRLFGDKIQRRRWLKRTFLKTPGKPFVYFLYSYIGRLGFLDGRPGFIYQVLKSCYWYQVSAKRYEIRLLQRS encoded by the coding sequence ATGGATTTGTCGCGACCGGGCCCCGAAGCAGGCATATCGATTCTCATTCCCGCGAGGAACGAGGAGAAGAACATCGAGAAGTGCCTGCGGACGCTCGCGTGGTCTGACGACGTCTGGGTAGTTGACTCCAACAGCAGCGATCGGACGGTGGAGATCGCCCAGGGACTAGGAGCCAAGGTTGCGCAATTCCGTTGGGACGGACAAGGGCCGCGCAAAAAGAACTGGGCGCTCAAAAACATCCCGTGGAAACACGAATGGGTACTGATCGTCGATGCCGACGAGGAAGTCACGCCACCGTTGGCCGAGGAGATCAAGCGGGTCTGCGCCAATACCGACAAGGCGGGCTTTCAGATCAGATATGATTACTATTTCCTGGGTAAGGCTCTCCGCCATGGCGACCCGCTCTGGAAGTTCATCCTCATGCGCCATGCCGTCGCCCGCTACGAAACGGTCAATGTTCCCGACGTAACCGGTTACGACGTCGAGCTGCACGAGCAGCCGATTGTCAACGGCCAGGTCGGCAGGTTGCGCAACAAGATGATCCACCGGGACAACGACGATCTGCACCATTTTTTCGCTCGCCACAATATCTATTCGGATTGGGAAGCGCTGCTTCTGACCAAGTATGGGGATCTGAACGGCGGCGAGGTGGTGCCGCGGCTTTTCGGCGACAAGATTCAAAGACGGCGCTGGTTGAAGCGTACCTTCTTGAAGACGCCCGGCAAACCGTTCGTCTATTTTCTCTATTCCTACATCGGGCGACTTGGTTTCCTCGATGGACGGCCGGGGTTTATCTACCAGGTCCTCAAATCCTGCTATTGGTACCAGGTCTCGGCCAAGAGGTACGAGATTCGGCTGCTGCAAAGGAGCTGA